Proteins encoded in a region of the Fusobacterium sp. DD2 genome:
- a CDS encoding Arm DNA-binding domain-containing protein produces MSATKDNKTGKWISRFYYTTYEGNKKQAFKRGFATKKEALEYEREFLNKLDLNIDMTFKSLYELYMEDIRNRLRKHTLET; encoded by the coding sequence ATGTCAGCCACTAAAGACAATAAAACTGGGAAATGGATTTCCCGGTTTTATTATACAACTTATGAAGGAAATAAAAAACAAGCATTTAAACGAGGATTTGCAACTAAAAAAGAAGCATTAGAATACGAGCGAGAATTTTTAAATAAACTGGATCTAAATATTGATATGACCTTTAAAAGTTTATACGAATTATATATGGAGGATATAAGAAATAGACTCAGAAAACATACATTGGAAACTTAA